From Fusobacterium sp.:
AGCATCTTCAATGGCTTTTTGTTTAGCTTTTTCTTCAGCCTGTATTTCTCTTCTTATCTGTTCAAGAACTTTTTTTCCCTCTTTTTCACTTATTTCCTGCGAATAAAGTACTGTTGTCAAACAAGATAGAAAAAGAAATATCCCCAAAATTTTCTTCATACTTCTTTCCTCCTTAAAAATAAACTTTATTTTTTAATATTATAGTTTTATAAAGCTAAGATATAATCTACCTCCTTTTTTTATAATATGACAAACAAATATTTTAAAAACTTGATTTAAATATCACAATAGTTTATGTTTTTAAAAAATAATTAGTTGACATATTGTGTATTTAATCAAATTATATCACAATTATTTTTTACATACAAATTAAAAATAAATATATAATTTTTAATTGTTAACATACAATTAAAAAAATACCAAATATATCTTTAATCTTAAACTGTCTCTTTTTATATGATTTAAGACAGTAATAATTTATTAAATTTTTATATTCTTTAAATTATATTATATAAAAAAACGTAAAATAAATTTTTATATACAGTAAAAAATTTATAAAAAATTATCTTAAAGATATCAATTACAATACTAAGAAGTAATTGAAACAATTTTAATATAATTGATACATTAATAGTAACTGAAAATATTAAATAAATCATTGAAAAAAATTAAAGAATAGTAATGACTCTATGATAACTTGTTTGTAAATCAAATAAAAAAGAAGCTGCTCTTATTAGAACTGCTTCTTCCATATTAAAATGACAATCTATAAACAATCATATTTGTTTTAATCCCTTTGCATATTTATATTTTGCTATTGATTCTACCTTGATGTCAATAATTAACATTTTTTTCTTTGTATATAATCTTCTTACTTTATAAAATTAAACTAATCTATTTCTAAATAGCCATATGGCAAGAGGTAAAGTTAATACTGCAACTATTATCATAGGTATAAAGTTATGAGCAATTTGAGCTAAACTGCTGCCCTCTAAATAAATTCTTCTTATTGCTTCCACACCAAAACGTAATGGATTGGCATAAGTAGCAATTTGAAGAATTTTAGGCATATTATCTATAGGAGTTGCTAAACCAGATAATAAAACCATTGGCATTATAAGAACAAAAGTATATACCATAACCTGCTGCATATTTGTCGAAACAGCAGAAATAGATAATCCTATTCCAATACAGCTAGTCATAAATATAAAAACAGTAAAGTACAGGGTAAATAATGAACCACTCATAGGTATTTTAAACCAGAACATACAAACAAGTACAATAAAAGTTACTTGCAGGGTTCCTATAATCATTGGAGGAACAGCTTTCCCTATTAAAATTTCAATTGAAGAGAGTGGAGTAACTAGTAATTGATCAAATGTTCCTTGTTCTCTTTCTCTAGCAACAGATAAACCTGCAAGCATAAGTGTTTGTATCAAACTTAAAGCTGCTATCATTCCAGGGAGAAAACTCCATCTTGTTATAAGATTAGGATTATACCATGCTCTTGTTTTTATATTTATCAGTTGTTTGCCTCCATTTCTTTCACTATTGAATTCTCCAACAATATCATTGATATATCCCAATGCTACAGCTGCTGTCATAGTATTACGTCCATCTGTAATTACTTGAACTGAAGCTGTTTCCCCTTTTATTAACTTTTTTTCAAAATCTGAATCTATACTTATGACCATCATTGCCTTATCTGAATCTATACTTTGAGCTATTTCATTAGCATTCATTAATGTTTGTACCCGTTTAAAAACATTTGTTCCTTCAAGTTTTGAAATAAATTCAACAGAAGTTTTACTTTTACTATTATCAAGATAAGCATAAGGAACTTTATCAAGATTATATGTTGCCGCATATCCAAATAAAATACTTTGTATAATAACTGGAATAAAAAGTACTGTTCTTGTAGCTGGATCTTTAAAAGTACTCAAAAGTTCCTTTTTACATATACTTTTTAATTTTAATAAAAATGTCATAAAGTTATTCATATCATCTACTCCTATTCAAGACTTTTTTTAGTTACTTTCAGTGCTAAAGAAATAAAAAATATCGCATAAAAGAATAATATCAAACAATTCTTATAAATTAAATGCCAGTTATTTCCTGCAAGAAAAAGAGACTTAAGCAGTTCTAAATAATATGTTGCAGGTAATATTTGTCCAATATTACGAATAAAAGCAGGAATACTACGTAAATCAAAAAGAAAACCTGTCAGCATCATAGCAGGTAAAAAACTTACAAGTAAAGCTAGCTGACTAGCCAAAAATTGATTTTTGGTAATAGAGGATATAGTAAGTCCCATTCCTAAAGTTACAAATAAATAGAGCATAGAACACAATATTATAATAATCAATGAGCCATAGATAGGAACTTTATATAGAAAACGTGCTGCAATAAGACAAAAAATAAATCCAATCATAGCTACACTGAAGTATGGAACCATTTTTGATAATAATATTTCCAATGGTTTTACAGGAGAAACAAACAAAGATTCCAATGTTCCACGTTCCCATTCTCTCGCCATAACAAGAGAAGTTAAAAAGACTCCAACAATAGTTATTATAAGTACTATGAGTCCAGGAATGAAATACCAGATACTTGAATTTGCATCATTGAACCACATCCTATTTTCGACAGTTACATTTCCAACAGCAGAATCGTTTATAAATTTAGATTTATTTAAAGCCTCCCATTGTTTTATAGAACCTTCAATATATCCTTTTACAATTGTGGCAGTACTTGAATCTACTCCATATAGAATTAGTTGTATTGAACTTTCTTGTCTGTATAAACTTTCTGAAAAATCAGAAGGAATTCTTATAATTGCCTCAACATTTCGTCCATCTATCATCTTTTCTGCTTCATGCATAGATGTTACATAAGTTGGTGAAAAATATTCTGAACCATTTAAAAAACTTAAAACATCATAGGTTGTTGGTGAAGTATCTTCAAGAACTACTGCTATTGGAACTCTTTTTACATCAAGCGATACTCCATAACCTATAATAAATATTAGAAGAATAGGCAAAAATATTCCAATTAAAATACTACTGTTATCACGAACCAATTGGCGAAATTCTTTAGTTACCATTGCTGTAAGGCGTTTTATAAAATCATTTTTACTCATAACTTTCTCCTTAATTAATCTATTTACTCTTTTGAACGATTTTGTTCAACTATCTCAATAAAAGCTTGATTCATTGTTTTTATATTTTCTCCAGCACTTTCTCGCACCTCTTTTGGAGTTCCAATTATCAGCATTTTTCCCTGATCTTGTATCATAATCCGATCACAATATTCTGCTTCTTCCAAAAAATGTGTAGTGATAATTATTGTAGTTCCTCCAGCAGCTAAAGCTGTTATCTGCCGCCAAAAAGTACGTCTTGCTAAAGGATCTATTCCACTTGTAGGTTCATCAAGAAAAAGAATTTTAGGTTCATGTAAAAGTGCTACTGCCATTGACAAACGTTGTTTAAATCCACCTGGAAGTTCTCCACTGGTTTTAGTTTCTTGACCTATAAGATCAAATTGCTTTTTTACTTCCTCAATTCTATTTTTTAATTTGTCTCCTTTTAAACCATAAACACCACCAAAAAACATTAAATTTTCTTCCACAGTTAAATTTGAATATAAAGAAAATTTTTGAGCAACATATCCAATATTTGTTCTAGCATAAGTTCTTGAGTTTCGGAGATTGACTCCTGCTACAGATAAAAATCCACTTGTAGAAGGCAATAAACCGCATAACATTCTGAATGTAGTTGTTTTCCCTGCTCCATTCGGACCTAATAATCCGAATATTTCTCCTTTATATACCTGAAAAGAAGTGTTGCTGACAGCTGTGAAATCTCCAAATTTTCGTACAAGATTTTTAACTTCTATATCAACCTGTTTCGATATTTCAAATTTATCTGAAAATTTTATAGGAAATTTTTTTTTTTCTGTTTTTGTATGTTTACTTTCATATTCACGTAATAAAATCATAAACCCATCTTCTAAAGTAGAATCAACTTTTTGTATTTGCAGATTAGAATCAATTTCTTTTATATTATTAAAAGCTTCATCTAAATAAGTAATAAACCTTACTTCATCTCCTTCTGGAACAGCATCAATGATATTCTGTTTATCATCAAGTAATTTTGTTTGCAGAATACGAGAAGGCATTCCACTTGGTGGCTGAATCTTAAAACATCTGTCATCTCCTATTAAAGATAATTCTTTAGGTGTTCCTGTAGCCAATATAGTGCTTTTATGTATTACTATTACCTTATGACAAAGCTCTGCTTCATCCATATAAGCTGTGTTTACTAAAACTGTAATATTTTCTTCTTTAACAAGCTTTTGCAGGATTTCCCATAATTCTCTTCTAGAAAGAGGATCAACACCTACTGTTGGTTCATCTAATAATAAAAGTTCTGGTGAACGAACTAATGTACATATTAATCCTAATTTTTGTTTCATTCCCCCAGATAATTTTCCTGTTTGTCTTTCAGTAAAATCTTCCAATCCTGTCATTTTTAAAAGGCGTTCAAAACGTTCATTACGTATTTCTTTAGGAACTCCATATAGATCAGCATAAAGATTAAGATTCTCTTGAATACTTAAATCTTCATAAAGTCCAAAACGTTGAGGCATATAGCTTATTCTATTTTGAATCTCCTGTGGATTTTCTTTTGTATTTATTCCAAGCACTGTTATATTTCCTTCACTTGGCATCATAAGTCCACATACTAAACGCATAAAAGTTGTCTTCCCTGCTCCATCAGGACCAATTAATGCAGTAAGTTTTCCAACTGGAATTTCTATATTAATGTTTGTAAGTGCTTCTACTTTCTTATTTCCTGGTTTAACAATAAAATATTTATATAAGTTTTCTGCAATAACTACATTTTCATTATTCATAAAAATTACTCCTTGGTATTTGTTCTGCTGTCATCAATTTTTATTGTAGCTGGCATACCCATACGTAATATATCTTCACTATCATTTACATAAATTCTGATTTCATATAACAAAGATGTTCTCAGCTCTTCTGTTTGAACTGCTTTAGGTGTAAATTCAGCAACTGAAGAAATAAAACCAACTTGCCCATTTATTGTTTTGTCTGGATAACTGTCAATAGAAACAGCTACATCCATTCCAGGTTTAACAAAACCAAGATGCGATTCCTGAATATATGCCCGTATCCATTTTTTATCATTTAAAGCTAAGAGATAAGTCGCACGCTGAGGAGATGCCATATCCCCTGGTTCTTGCAAACGTGAACGTATAACTGCATCACTTGGTGCCATTAATTGAGTTTGACTTAATAAATATTCCTGTATTGCTAATTCTGCTTTTAATCCTTTAAGTTGAGCCTCTGCTTCTGCAATATCTTCTTCACGAGGTCCAATATTCGCTAATTGATATCCTTCATATGCTTCTTTTACTTGTGCTGCAGTTATTTTAACTTTTGATTCTGCTTCATCTTTTTCTTGTTTACTTATTGAACGTCCAGCAGAGTTACTATAAGCCTTTTGAATTCTTTGTAATTGCATTTTGGCATTTTTTGCTTCTGCTTCTGCTGCATTTAATTGTGCCAATTTCTGTGATATTTCTTCAGGTCTTGAACCATTCTTTAACCGTAATACCACATTTTCCTGTGTTTCTATTTCTGCTTTGTTTTTTTCTATCTGTAGTTTTAAACTTTTTGTATCTAAAGTTGCTAATAACTCTCCTTTTTTTACTTCATCTCCTTCTTCGAAATACATTTCTTCTATTCTTTCACTGGCATTAAAAGCTAAAGCTACTTGCCTAATATCAACATTTCCATACAATACTATGCTTTCATCTTTATTTATTTTATTATATATACATCCTCCACTAAAAATAATTGCAATTATAATTATCAATAAAATTATTTTATATCTACTTTTTAAACTTGAAAGAATCTTCTCTTTATTCATTCTTTATCCTCCTGATAAAAACTTCTATATTTAAGTTATTTTATTGCTGTTTGTTCTTGAGTTAATGGTTTCCACCCACCACCTAAAGCTTTAAATAAACCAACTAAATTTGAAATTTTCTGTCCTTTACTTATTGCATATTGATCTTCCAATGAAAGTAATGCTCTCTGTGCATCAAGAACATTTTGAAAATCAACCAATCCATTATCATATTTTTCTTGTGCTATCTCTAAAGCAAGAGATGCTGTTTGAACACCTTCTTTTAAAGAAATATTTTTTTCTGTTTCTTGACTTATTGCTGTTAATGCATTTCTTACTTCAGCTACAGCATTCAAAATTGTATTTTCATAAACAGCAAGATATTGTTCTTCTTTTGCAGATTGTACATTAATATTTTTTCTTATGGCACCTGCATGAAAAATTGGTAAAGTAATCTGTGGACCAATTGAAAAGCCTTTACTTCCAGCTGACAACAATGACCCACTGCTGATACTTTCTAAACCTATTGACCCAAATAATATTAATTTGGGTTTTAAATCAGCTTTTGCTGACTTTGTACGGGCAATTTGAGCTTCCAGCTGATACTCAGCTGCTTGTATATCAGGTCTTTGCCTTAAAGTTTCAGCAGGAATTCCTACATAAATCATTTCATTTATATTTGGGAGATCTTTTTTCTCCATTAGAATTTTTTCAAGACTTCCTGGCAACTGGCCTGTAAGTACTGCTAAATTATTTAATGTTTCTTCTATGCTTATTTTAATAGTAGGAATAGTAGACCTAGTCTGGCTTGCTGTATACTTAGCTTGATTTAGTCCCAATCCATCTATTAATCCGTTATCATATTTTGATTGTAATAACTGAACTGTATTCTCTTGTAAAGCTAGATTGGATTCAGCTATTAATAATCGTTCTTGTAAAGTTCTTAAAGATAAATAATTAATTGCAACTTCTGATGTTAAAGTTACCCATGCTGAATGAAACTGAGCATGTTGTGTTTGTAAATCAGCTGTTGCAGCTTCTACTTTATATTGATTTCCACCAAAAATATCAATTTCCCATGAAGCATCTATTCCTAGTCTATATACATTGGCTATTCCACTTTGATTTGGAGAATTATCAGATACTTTTTTTCTTTCCCAACTGTTATTGTTATCAAGCCATGGGAGTAATTCTGCTTGACTTACTCCTAATGCAGCTCTTGCTTCTTTAACTTTTGCTCTCACTTCTTGTAAATTTCTATTATTTTTTAAAGATAAATTTATAAGCTGTGTAAGAGTTTCATCTTCTAAAATTACCCACCAGTTAGCCAATACATCTAAGGAAATAGGTTTTTGAATCCCATTATCTAAATATGAATTTTCATATTTAGAAGATAATTCTGTCCATTTATATTGATTTAATTCTGATTGCCTTTTTGATACGGCAGTTTGAGAATTACTACAAGAAACAGCTAGTAAAATTATTGATACACAGTAAAGAGTTTTATTGTATAGTTTTTTCATAAATCCACCTTCCATTTTTCATTTTAAAACGTTTTTAAAATTTTTTTCCTTTCTGCAAAATAGTTTTAAATTTTATTTATAAGCCATTAAAATTTATTTTCATTTTATACTACCATATTACTCCTATTTATAATTTCATTTCAATATTTTTTTATAAATTAATTTTTGTATTCATACGTATATATAAATTTTTTTTAAAATCTTTAAAATAACTAGCACTTATTTCAAAATATCATAATATTTGAAAAAAGTAGATAAAATTAAAAATATCAATATTAATTTTTTCTTCTTTTGTTGATAGAATCCTTTTTAATAAGCTATTTTTCCTCACAATTTACTATATAATTTTATTATTTAAGTTAGAAAATATAAAATACATATTTCCTGTAATCCTTTCTTTTAGTGAATAAATTTTCTATCTTTTTTATTTATAATAAAATTCAATGGCAAAGGTTTAAAAGTTTCTTTTTATAATTTTATCTATAAGCTTCTATTCTTTGTATAATTGTTAATTTATAGTCATAAAAAAACTGCACTCTCTATCTTAAGTTTGTCTAAGATTTTGAGTGCAGCATAATTTCAAATGGTCTTCTTTCTTATTCATTTGATCTATTTTCACATTTTATTCATGTATTTTTTCTAGAAATTCATCTTTATTCTTTAATTTTAGATATTTATTTTTTTATTCTTGAAAATTTTTATCATCTCTTTTATGCTTTTTTCTATTTTTTGAAGAAAAAAGTTCTCTTTATTAATATTTTATTTTTAGTATTATTAAATCTATTTTCTAATCTGCCCATTACCAAATATTACATATTTAGTAGTAGTTAATTCTTTAAGCCCCATTGGTCCTCTTGCATGAAGTTTTTGAGTGCTGATGCCTATTTCAGCACCAAATCCAAATTGTCCTCCATCTGTAAATCTTGTAGAAGCGTTAACATATACAGCTGCTGCATCTATTTCATTTAAAAATCTCTGAGCATTTGAATAATCTTCTGTTATTATAGATTCAGAATGTTTAGTTCCATATTTTCCTATATGTTCTATTACCTCATCTAAAGTTTTTACAGTTTTTACAGCAAGTATATAGTCTTCATACTCTGTAGCCCAATCCTCTTCAGTAGCTTTTTTAGATTCGGTAATATACTTATTTACAGTTTCATCTCCTCTTATCTCTACATTTCTATCAATCAGCTCTTTTCCCATTACAGGAAGTAATTCTGCTGCTATATCCTCATGTACCAGTATAGTTTCTACTGCATTACACACTCCTGGTCTTTGAGTTTTAGCATTGATTATTATATCTACAGCTTTTTTCAAATCGCCAGTTTTATCTACATATATATGACAGTTCCCTATTCCAGTCTGAATGCAAGGTATAGTGCTGTTGTTGATAACAGTATTTATTAATCTAGCACTTCCCCTAGGAATAAGTACATCTATATATTCGTTAGCTTTCATAAGCTCCATAGCTTTCTCATGGCTTGTATCTTCCAATATTTGTACTGTATCTTCTGAAAGTCCAGATTCTCTCAATACTTCTTTAAATACACTCACAATAGCTATATTTGTTTTTATTGCTTCTTTTCCTCCTCTTAAGATAACAGCATTGCCGCTTTTTAAACAAAGTCCAAAAGCATCTGCTGTTACATTAGGACGTGATTCAAATATTATAGCCACCACTCCTAAAGGAACTCTTTTCTGCTGAATTATCAAACCATTCGGAAGTGTTTTTCCATATATATATTCCCCAACAGGATCATTGAGCATAGCTATATTTCTCAAACCTGCTGCCATATCTTCTATTCTTTTCTCTGTTAATGTAAGTCTGTCTATAAAAGATTGTTTTACTCCATTCTTTACAGCATTTTTTACATCCTCTTTATTTATTTCAATTATCCTTTCTTTATTTCTTATTAAAGCATCAGCTGATTTTTGAAGTATATCATTTTTTATCCCAGTAGAAAGCTGAGCCGTTCTTATGGAAGCCTTTTTTGCAGCTTCTCCTATTTTTGATATTTCCATTATATTTCCTCCTAAGCTATACAATCAAAAATTGTTCCTACATCTTCTCCTGATATCAATCTTTCTATCAGCAGAGGATTAGAACCATCTAATATAGCCATCACTACTTCATTATCACAACACTCTCTTGCTGCCAGAAGTTTTGTTTCCATTCCTCCAACACTGAATTCGCTTCCCTTTTCTCCACCCATTTCCATTATTTCATCAGTAACTTTCTCTACATATGCTATTCTTTGAGCATTAGGATTAGTTTTAGGATTAGAATCATAAAGTGCATCTATATCTGTAAGTATAATCAAAAGATCAGCCTTTAATAAAGAAGCTACACTTGCAGAAAGTCTGTCATTATCACTGAATTCTATTTCAAATGTAGATATAGTATCATTCGCATTGAC
This genomic window contains:
- a CDS encoding ABC transporter permease is translated as MNNFMTFLLKLKSICKKELLSTFKDPATRTVLFIPVIIQSILFGYAATYNLDKVPYAYLDNSKSKTSVEFISKLEGTNVFKRVQTLMNANEIAQSIDSDKAMMVISIDSDFEKKLIKGETASVQVITDGRNTMTAAVALGYINDIVGEFNSERNGGKQLINIKTRAWYNPNLITRWSFLPGMIAALSLIQTLMLAGLSVAREREQGTFDQLLVTPLSSIEILIGKAVPPMIIGTLQVTFIVLVCMFWFKIPMSGSLFTLYFTVFIFMTSCIGIGLSISAVSTNMQQVMVYTFVLIMPMVLLSGLATPIDNMPKILQIATYANPLRFGVEAIRRIYLEGSSLAQIAHNFIPMIIVAVLTLPLAIWLFRNRLV
- a CDS encoding ABC transporter permease, with protein sequence MSKNDFIKRLTAMVTKEFRQLVRDNSSILIGIFLPILLIFIIGYGVSLDVKRVPIAVVLEDTSPTTYDVLSFLNGSEYFSPTYVTSMHEAEKMIDGRNVEAIIRIPSDFSESLYRQESSIQLILYGVDSSTATIVKGYIEGSIKQWEALNKSKFINDSAVGNVTVENRMWFNDANSSIWYFIPGLIVLIITIVGVFLTSLVMAREWERGTLESLFVSPVKPLEILLSKMVPYFSVAMIGFIFCLIAARFLYKVPIYGSLIIIILCSMLYLFVTLGMGLTISSITKNQFLASQLALLVSFLPAMMLTGFLFDLRSIPAFIRNIGQILPATYYLELLKSLFLAGNNWHLIYKNCLILFFYAIFFISLALKVTKKSLE
- a CDS encoding ATP-binding cassette domain-containing protein; translation: MNNENVVIAENLYKYFIVKPGNKKVEALTNINIEIPVGKLTALIGPDGAGKTTFMRLVCGLMMPSEGNITVLGINTKENPQEIQNRISYMPQRFGLYEDLSIQENLNLYADLYGVPKEIRNERFERLLKMTGLEDFTERQTGKLSGGMKQKLGLICTLVRSPELLLLDEPTVGVDPLSRRELWEILQKLVKEENITVLVNTAYMDEAELCHKVIVIHKSTILATGTPKELSLIGDDRCFKIQPPSGMPSRILQTKLLDDKQNIIDAVPEGDEVRFITYLDEAFNNIKEIDSNLQIQKVDSTLEDGFMILLREYESKHTKTEKKKFPIKFSDKFEISKQVDIEVKNLVRKFGDFTAVSNTSFQVYKGEIFGLLGPNGAGKTTTFRMLCGLLPSTSGFLSVAGVNLRNSRTYARTNIGYVAQKFSLYSNLTVEENLMFFGGVYGLKGDKLKNRIEEVKKQFDLIGQETKTSGELPGGFKQRLSMAVALLHEPKILFLDEPTSGIDPLARRTFWRQITALAAGGTTIIITTHFLEEAEYCDRIMIQDQGKMLIIGTPKEVRESAGENIKTMNQAFIEIVEQNRSKE
- a CDS encoding efflux RND transporter periplasmic adaptor subunit; amino-acid sequence: MNKEKILSSLKSRYKIILLIIIIAIIFSGGCIYNKINKDESIVLYGNVDIRQVALAFNASERIEEMYFEEGDEVKKGELLATLDTKSLKLQIEKNKAEIETQENVVLRLKNGSRPEEISQKLAQLNAAEAEAKNAKMQLQRIQKAYSNSAGRSISKQEKDEAESKVKITAAQVKEAYEGYQLANIGPREEDIAEAEAQLKGLKAELAIQEYLLSQTQLMAPSDAVIRSRLQEPGDMASPQRATYLLALNDKKWIRAYIQESHLGFVKPGMDVAVSIDSYPDKTINGQVGFISSVAEFTPKAVQTEELRTSLLYEIRIYVNDSEDILRMGMPATIKIDDSRTNTKE
- a CDS encoding TolC family protein, producing the protein MKKLYNKTLYCVSIILLAVSCSNSQTAVSKRQSELNQYKWTELSSKYENSYLDNGIQKPISLDVLANWWVILEDETLTQLINLSLKNNRNLQEVRAKVKEARAALGVSQAELLPWLDNNNSWERKKVSDNSPNQSGIANVYRLGIDASWEIDIFGGNQYKVEAATADLQTQHAQFHSAWVTLTSEVAINYLSLRTLQERLLIAESNLALQENTVQLLQSKYDNGLIDGLGLNQAKYTASQTRSTIPTIKISIEETLNNLAVLTGQLPGSLEKILMEKKDLPNINEMIYVGIPAETLRQRPDIQAAEYQLEAQIARTKSAKADLKPKLILFGSIGLESISSGSLLSAGSKGFSIGPQITLPIFHAGAIRKNINVQSAKEEQYLAVYENTILNAVAEVRNALTAISQETEKNISLKEGVQTASLALEIAQEKYDNGLVDFQNVLDAQRALLSLEDQYAISKGQKISNLVGLFKALGGGWKPLTQEQTAIK
- a CDS encoding glutamate-5-semialdehyde dehydrogenase is translated as MEISKIGEAAKKASIRTAQLSTGIKNDILQKSADALIRNKERIIEINKEDVKNAVKNGVKQSFIDRLTLTEKRIEDMAAGLRNIAMLNDPVGEYIYGKTLPNGLIIQQKRVPLGVVAIIFESRPNVTADAFGLCLKSGNAVILRGGKEAIKTNIAIVSVFKEVLRESGLSEDTVQILEDTSHEKAMELMKANEYIDVLIPRGSARLINTVINNSTIPCIQTGIGNCHIYVDKTGDLKKAVDIIINAKTQRPGVCNAVETILVHEDIAAELLPVMGKELIDRNVEIRGDETVNKYITESKKATEEDWATEYEDYILAVKTVKTLDEVIEHIGKYGTKHSESIITEDYSNAQRFLNEIDAAAVYVNASTRFTDGGQFGFGAEIGISTQKLHARGPMGLKELTTTKYVIFGNGQIRK